A single genomic interval of Selenobaculum gibii harbors:
- a CDS encoding amino acid ABC transporter permease: protein MQDLGISVIFEGSNFIRLLGGLWITLRIAIVAVSISIIFGIGLGILMTSKNKIVRLLTKFYLETVRIIPILVWLFVFFFTITKVFQIHLPAEASAILVFSLWGIAEIGDIVRGTVTSLPKHQWESGMSLGLTTHQIYRYIVLPQIIRRFVPAAMNLVTRMIKTTSLVVLIGVVEVLKVGQQIIEVSILKNPMASFWVYATIFALYFIICYPISLWSRHLEMKWQGQ from the coding sequence ATGCAGGATTTGGGGATTAGTGTAATCTTTGAAGGTTCAAATTTCATTCGGCTATTGGGAGGTCTTTGGATAACGCTTCGCATTGCAATCGTTGCAGTTAGTATTTCTATTATTTTTGGAATTGGACTAGGAATTCTGATGACGAGTAAAAATAAGATCGTTCGTTTACTGACAAAGTTTTATTTAGAAACAGTACGGATTATCCCTATTTTAGTATGGCTCTTTGTATTTTTCTTTACGATTACGAAAGTATTTCAAATCCATTTGCCGGCAGAAGCCTCAGCAATTCTTGTGTTTTCACTCTGGGGAATTGCTGAAATTGGTGATATTGTACGGGGAACGGTTACGTCGTTGCCAAAGCATCAATGGGAAAGTGGGATGTCGTTAGGGCTTACAACGCATCAGATTTATCGTTATATCGTTTTACCACAAATCATCCGGCGTTTTGTGCCAGCCGCGATGAATCTAGTAACAAGAATGATTAAGACGACTTCACTTGTTGTATTAATTGGTGTAGTCGAGGTATTGAAAGTAGGCCAGCAGATTATTGAAGTTTCCATTTTGAAAAATCCGATGGCATCTTTTTGGGTGTATGCAACAATTTTTGCGCTATACTTTATCATTTGCTATCCAATTTCTTTGTGGTCTCGTCATTTAGAAATGAAATGGCAGGGACAGTGA
- a CDS encoding amino acid ABC transporter ATP-binding protein, with protein MKKSEVKVLEAVGLTKYYTEEKVFDSFNFSVHQGEVLVILGASGCGKSTLLRCLNGLEPIQAGEIKLDGKVIDGKQITWQKARQKIGMVFQSYELFSHLTILENILLGPMKAQGRERSEVIKQAEYLLNRVGLIHKKDAYPRQLSGGQKQRIAIVRSLCMNPEIMLFDEVTASLDPEMVREVLDLMLELARQGMTMVIVTHEMEFAKAVADRVLFLDGGKIIEDAVAKQFFTSPKTQRAQRFLNRFDFKIESERVG; from the coding sequence ATGAAAAAGAGTGAAGTAAAGGTTTTAGAAGCTGTGGGATTAACAAAGTATTATACAGAAGAAAAAGTTTTTGATTCGTTTAATTTTTCAGTGCATCAGGGGGAAGTTCTCGTTATCTTAGGGGCTTCTGGTTGTGGGAAAAGTACTTTGTTAAGGTGTTTAAATGGCTTAGAACCTATTCAAGCGGGTGAGATTAAGTTAGATGGAAAAGTGATTGATGGAAAACAAATTACTTGGCAGAAAGCGAGACAAAAAATTGGCATGGTATTTCAAAGCTATGAATTGTTTTCTCATTTAACAATATTAGAAAATATTTTGCTAGGCCCGATGAAAGCACAAGGCAGGGAAAGAAGTGAAGTGATTAAACAAGCGGAATATTTGCTAAATCGCGTTGGCTTAATTCATAAGAAGGATGCTTATCCTAGACAATTATCAGGAGGGCAAAAACAACGTATTGCGATTGTACGGTCACTTTGTATGAATCCGGAAATTATGCTATTTGATGAGGTGACGGCATCGCTTGATCCAGAAATGGTCAGAGAAGTTCTTGATTTAATGCTGGAATTAGCGCGGCAAGGGATGACAATGGTTATTGTTACACATGAAATGGAATTTGCCAAAGCTGTTGCAGACCGAGTGTTATTTTTAGATGGTGGAAAAATTATCGAAGATGCAGTGGCAAAACAATTTTTCACGAGCCCAAAAACTCAGCGTGCCCAACGCTTTTTAAATAGGTTTGATTTTAAAATAGAAAGTGAGAGAGTAGGATGA
- a CDS encoding cysteine ABC transporter substrate-binding protein, producing MKKGFRTILLGLTLILSLGILAGCGSDATKSGGDNSVKQSTIEQIKERGKIRIGVFSDKPPFGYVDANGKNQGYDVYFAKRIAKDLLGDENKVEFVLVEAVSRVEVLEANKVDIILANFTVTPERKEKVDFANPYMKVGLGVVSPDGALITDVNQLKGKKLIVNKGTTAETYFVQNHPEIELLKYEQNTEAFQALKDGRGAALAHDNTLLFAWARENQGYTTGITKLGSLDYIAPAVKKGNIELKDWLNEEIEKLASEQFFHKDFAETLLPAYGESIQADDVVIDGGKVE from the coding sequence ATGAAAAAGGGATTTAGAACAATTTTATTAGGGTTAACTTTAATTTTATCTTTAGGGATATTGGCGGGCTGCGGATCAGATGCTACGAAAAGCGGCGGTGATAATTCGGTAAAACAATCAACGATTGAACAAATCAAAGAGCGTGGAAAAATTCGTATCGGCGTATTTAGCGATAAACCGCCCTTTGGTTATGTAGATGCAAATGGCAAAAATCAGGGGTATGATGTTTACTTTGCCAAACGCATCGCCAAAGATTTATTGGGAGACGAAAATAAAGTTGAGTTTGTCTTAGTGGAAGCAGTAAGCCGTGTAGAGGTTTTGGAAGCAAATAAAGTGGATATTATTTTGGCTAATTTTACAGTAACGCCAGAGCGTAAAGAAAAAGTAGACTTTGCAAATCCTTATATGAAGGTTGGACTTGGTGTAGTTTCGCCAGATGGTGCTTTGATTACTGATGTAAATCAATTAAAAGGAAAAAAATTAATTGTAAATAAAGGCACGACGGCAGAAACTTATTTTGTACAAAACCATCCGGAAATTGAGCTATTGAAATACGAGCAGAATACAGAAGCTTTTCAAGCGTTAAAAGATGGACGCGGTGCGGCATTAGCACATGACAATACATTACTGTTTGCTTGGGCAAGAGAAAACCAGGGGTATACTACGGGCATAACAAAACTGGGAAGCCTTGATTATATTGCACCTGCTGTCAAAAAAGGAAATATAGAGCTGAAAGATTGGTTAAATGAAGAAATTGAAAAATTAGCGTCAGAACAATTTTTTCATAAAGATTTTGCTGAAACATTACTTCCTGCCTATGGCGAATCCATTCAAGCTGATGATGTAGTAATAGATGGCGGCAAAGTAGAATAA
- a CDS encoding multidrug effflux MFS transporter: MTSHTSPTDQEREFLIWQSSFAKTFTKWLPVILGALTALAPLSIDMYLPSLPQLAGEFVTTTSLVQLSLTACLLGIAIGQMFAGPLSDMQGRRKPLLIGMAIFTLTSFACVFATSIWAFLLLRLIQGLAGSAGIVIARAIARDLYSGYELTKFFAMLMLVNGVAPIFAPVLGGQVLAVSSWRGVFIVLGLIGISLFLAVFFWCKESLPANRRLDSGITSSLKAFLSLLKQPYFMGHCFMQSCAFTALFAYISGSPFVLQNIYKVSPQTFGLIFGVNGLGLVIAGQLTGRLSGRFSDEKILHYGVWQAIIGSTLLAISLLNHAPLLFILIPLFFTVASLAIVGSSSFSLAMQAQGKMAGSAAALLGFFSNITGGAMAPLVGICGSYSALPMALLILCSEIAAGIFFWTMIHNKNSH; this comes from the coding sequence ATGACATCACATACATCTCCAACTGACCAAGAGCGAGAGTTTCTCATCTGGCAGAGCAGTTTTGCAAAAACTTTTACTAAATGGCTTCCGGTCATTTTAGGTGCACTTACTGCACTCGCCCCTTTATCCATCGATATGTACTTACCTTCACTGCCACAACTGGCTGGAGAATTTGTAACAACGACGTCCCTCGTTCAGCTCAGCTTAACGGCCTGCTTGCTGGGAATTGCTATCGGACAGATGTTTGCCGGTCCACTCAGTGATATGCAGGGTCGACGCAAGCCTTTATTAATCGGCATGGCTATCTTCACTTTAACTTCCTTTGCCTGCGTATTTGCAACTTCCATCTGGGCATTTTTGCTTTTGCGTTTAATTCAAGGTTTAGCAGGGTCTGCGGGGATTGTTATCGCCCGCGCAATCGCCAGAGATTTATATTCCGGTTATGAATTAACGAAATTTTTTGCCATGCTCATGCTCGTCAATGGCGTTGCACCAATATTCGCGCCAGTTCTTGGTGGTCAAGTCTTAGCTGTATCCTCTTGGCGAGGCGTCTTCATTGTCCTTGGACTCATTGGAATTAGTTTATTCCTAGCGGTATTCTTTTGGTGTAAGGAAAGTCTTCCTGCAAATAGGCGTTTAGACAGCGGAATTACCTCATCACTCAAAGCTTTTCTCTCCCTTTTAAAACAACCTTATTTTATGGGACATTGTTTTATGCAATCTTGCGCCTTTACCGCTTTGTTTGCTTACATCTCCGGTTCACCGTTCGTTTTGCAAAATATCTATAAAGTTTCGCCGCAAACCTTTGGATTAATCTTTGGTGTCAACGGATTGGGACTCGTCATTGCAGGACAACTGACCGGACGTTTATCCGGACGATTCAGCGATGAAAAAATTCTCCATTATGGCGTTTGGCAGGCGATTATAGGCAGTACTCTATTAGCAATCAGTCTCCTCAATCACGCTCCACTTTTGTTTATTCTTATCCCACTATTTTTTACTGTTGCTAGTTTGGCTATTGTTGGTTCCAGCAGTTTCTCACTTGCAATGCAAGCACAAGGGAAAATGGCAGGCAGTGCAGCGGCACTTCTCGGATTCTTTTCTAATATCACTGGTGGCGCAATGGCGCCGCTTGTCGGCATTTGCGGCAGTTACAGCGCCCTTCCGATGGCATTGTTAATCCTATGCAGTGAAATTGCAGCCGGTATCTTTTTCTGGACGATGATTCACAATAAAAATAGTCATTAA